The stretch of DNA TCATAAATGTCTTTGATAGTGAAGTAGCATGCGTTTCTTTGAAGAATGTTTCATATCATATAATAAAACTATGTTGTCTATATCCACGTACTGTAGATATTCCTCCACCTCCGCCAAGTTGTCCCGGAGACAAAGTTCACGCAGACTGTGCATCTTCGTGTCAAGACTCTTGTGAAGTTCAACATGATGGGTGTACACTTCAATGTGATCCACACAAACATTGCGTTTGTCCTCCGGGAACTGTTGAAATAACTACTGGATCGGATAAGTGCGTTGAGCCGTTAAAATGTCCAGGTGGGAATTTTTGAAGATTTAGAAAGAAAACTATTTGTAGACTCATTCACATTGGAGATTTCAAAGAAATTCCGGATTCACCATTTTATAGGGTCCTCAAGTCCGGAAGGCCTCGacatttaattataaaaaaatattgattataagtcgttttttaattattaaagcTTGTTCCAGAATAAAACCGGtttgtattattttaaaacTGATGTTTTTTGTCAGGTTAACAATTCTTGTTCTACATATTTACTTTTGAATTATTAAATAAACTGAATACGATCGAATAAATACAATTGTCTAGAAAAGACCTACACCATTacctttgaaaacaaaatatggcaatttaaattaattgaatattttttaccatAATATTGCCTTTATGAAAACGGCataggaataaaaaaaagtttgaaaatatcgatatatAACAATACCAGTTTATCTAAGCAACAACGAGTCTaagaattattatattttatactatttcaaatttttttttatcgtagactgtttttttaaattaaattataatttagCTTACCAGTAACGTTAAATATATCAGTAACGGGACCATATCTTCCCAGCTCTCGTGACTAACAACCGGTATTATGGCATCAGGTTTTCTGGTACCGTGGCGTTTTATAACAGCCACTGTTACTTaaagttttttatattcaacttaCTATCCGATTTACGTGGGGGATTAACGTACGTATTTTTCCTGTAATTAAAATTCCTTATCTCACCCAATTCAAAAACTTATATATGTCATAATGGATTTTTATGCCGTTATTGCTAAAGAGGGGTCTCACAACTGGCATAGCCTAGGGCCTCTCTTCGTACAAAACCGGCCGTGGTTGCAATGTAACTTGATTTTGTACTTTCCGCCTTGAGAAATTCACCATGGAAGACTGAGTTTTTGAATTCTTTCTCAAATGGGACTAATCTAACTATTTGATTAGCATATAGATGTGTTATCAAAAACCAAATAAAAAGGGCCAAAGACAAAACTTTGGGCTGTTTAACCTTTTATACCAGTAACTCTTTTTGTATTAATGGTGTTTGAAAGTTTATGTAATGTTAAATAatagttgtattttgcaataaccattttttttatagaacAACCGACATGCTCGAACCTTATTCCTGAAAGAAGAACGGACTGCGGAGGTGGATTAGGAAAAGAAAAATGTGAAGCAAAAGGATGTTGTTGGGACAGCAGTATTACTGGGGTCAATTGGTGTTTCTATAAAGGTAAAGTCacatcaattttcaaaatatactaCACGATGAAGTCTgataaaatttgtgaatttttattattttaccaaTATCTAATTAATAATTACTTGTTTCAGTATGATTGGATAGTTTTATATCTCTATCTTGTTTTGGTAAATGTTATTTTGTCAGAGCAACTCTAAAGCATTTTCAAGACCAAAGAGTTCGAAAGTTATAAATCATGAACGCAGGCCCCAAATATTTACACACTCAtctaaactaaaatttcacaGATATGTGCATTTATACTGATCCACAAAACAGAGTTGATTGCGGAGGAGGATTAGGAAAAGCCAATTGTGAAGCAAAAGGATGTTGTTGGGATAACAGTATCCTTGGTGTCATATGGTGCTTTCATGAAACAGGTATTAGAAGTTTTTGTATCATAATCATCTGTTCCCACTCACTTCGCATAAACCAGTACTATGAAGTTTATTTAATAACTTTTGTGTGATTTCGTTTTGTTCAATAAAACTGTGTAAGCGCATTAGTTGCGGTCGTAGGTTTGTGAGTGTGTGCGGTAGATGAGAGAATAAGGCAAAGAAACCTGTTTCAAGTTATCACCGAGCGATATTTAAGTTTATGAATATCATTCATTGGCTACATAAATGTTTTTGATAGTGAAGTAGCATGCGTTTCTGTGAAGAATGtttaatatatatcatataatgAAACTATGTTGTCTATATTCACGAACTGCAGATATTCCTCCACCTCCGCCGAAATGTACTGGAGACAAAGTTCACACAGACTGTGCATCTTCGTGTCAAGACTCTTGTGAAGTTCAACATGATGGGTGTACACTTCAATGTGATTCACACAAACATTGTGTTTGTCCTCCGGGAACTGTTGAATTAACTTCTGGATCGGATAAGTGCGTAGTACTGTCAAAATGCCCAGGTGAGAATGTTTGCTTATGTATGTCATTACTATTCTCTTACGCAGATGTTTCACTGAAATGAAGACAAGTCATGTCCAATAGACACTGAACCGTATGTAGCTATGATGATAGaagagaaaaaaataacaaaacaactcttagttttttatcatatataatccATGTGCACATGTGATAAGACATTTTCTGCAGTGTTTGTGAATTCCGTCACAAGAATAACTTAACGGTACAAACTAGGCATAAGCgtttaaatattgtattatcATTTTACATAATTGTCAGTTTATAGTGTCTGTTGATATCTTATTTTCCAAGATATTCGGGGATATTAAGATACGACACTTAGAACCGGTGGGTAATAATcattaatgaaaaataaaatggtaATAATTATTCTTCGCTGCTTCCAAAAGCCATGTACTGACAAACCCGAAAATTAGGgagagagaatttattttttgccgAACCGGAAAACACAATGATGATacaaataacaagagagctacgcccaaatatatggacacgtctgttcgcagtacagtacggtttaccgtaccgtcagatcacagtctacaaatatattcacaccaagcgaagcagtacagtaggacacaaaatggcgtccgatgaccgcagaacgtttaatgacgtcatagcaaacaaaaacaaatctcacagagctaacagaaatatttaaaatgaataaaagtaatagccttctggggaaaaattttatcttcaaccactgaaaatttcaaagcaattggtccagtattcgaagagaaaagcggttttttattatttccactaggtgtgttattctgtgtcaaacaacaagaacaagaacaacataatattgaaacgatcgttatgtccactacgtgtccaacaagagagcaatgctcaaatatatggacacgttaatcAGAGAGAAGCTGTCCTTACCTTCgacgctaccggtacctaaGGCGCTATTCGCCATTCCCGTTATCCTGGCAAAGCAGAAACTTCGTTACACACCACCGACGTTTGATAATGACGAGCACGTGATCAGaagaagaagagtgccagcataaaagcgactttttacggttttcactaggtgtccaaaaaaagtaaaacgatccataggtccactccgtgtctaataatacaaaataagagtaatagccttctggtaaaaaaatcaatctttaaccacagaaaatttcaaagcaattggttcagtaatcaaagagaaaagcgacttttttatAACGTGttaaagaacaagaacaacaagattaacaagaacaacaacaacataatattgaaacgatctataggtccactaacgtgtccaataataataaaataacacaTAATACAGTTTGCGGTAGATGACTGGGtggtaacgatacgaccataAGCGGTCATCCGGGTCATTTACCACCCAATGCAAatacatgaataaataaataaattgatactGGTTGTGTTTCATTAAACTCTCAGTATATTAAAAAAGctcataataaaaattgattttttcgtGTAATGAGGTGTGATATTTATGTTAGAGTGAAAACTAAATAGCAAAATACCTTATAGGAATACAGAATTCGATTTTATACTAAACCTAACGGTGAGAATTCAGcacaaaaatcatatttaactCAAATGGTGAAATCCACAGGGGTATATTCAAGGGTGAAATTCACGGGTTATAATCAATGGTGAAATTCACAGGGTTATAATCAATGGTGAAATTCACAGGGGTAAACAAGGGTGAAATTCACGGGTTATATTCAATGGTGAAATTCACAGGGTTATAATCAATGGTGAAATTCACATTGTTATAATCAATGATGAAATTCACAGGGTTATATTCAATGGTGAAATTCACAGAGTTATAATCAATGGTGAAATTCCCATTGTTATAATCTTCCTTTGTAGCCAcatgtcatgaaaggacaaaaaagtttaaataaataacggattggTAACAAacgattataaaataaataaataaatgatcaAACACTtagttttatcagataattcagagtattgaaactttttatccgaaaaaaagaaaaaaagatcTCTTTTgcgaggcctcgctcgcgtgccgaataaatgagCTCGCGAGCCAAATGGCCCACCCCTTACCTAGAGCCTCTCTTCGTACAAATCCGGCCCTATTTGCAATGTAACTTGATTTTGTTCTTTGCGCATTGAGAAATTTAACAAGAAGGACTAACTTTTAGAATTCTTTATCGAATGGAATTAATCTAACTATTCGTTTAGCATATAGTTGTGTTATCAATATCCAAGTAAAAAGGGCCAAAGACAACTGTTTAACCTTTCATGACAAAAactcatttttgtattttgtggtGTTTGAAAGTTTATGTAATGTTAAATAATTGTTGTATTTCGCAataaccattttttttattacagaacAACCGACTTGCTCAAACCTTATTCCTGAAAGAAGAACGGACTGTGGTGGTGGATTAGGAAAAGAAAAATGTGAAGCAAAAGGATGTTGTTGGGACAGCAGTATTACCGGAGTCAATTGGTGTTTCTATAAAGGTAAAGTCACAATAATTCTCAAAATATACTTCATGATGAAGTATgataaaatttgtgaatttttattattttaccaaTATCTAATTAATAGTTACTTGTTTCAGTATGATTGGATAGTTTTATATCTCTATCTTGTTTTGGTAAACGGTATTTTGTCAGAGCAACTCTAAAGCATTTTCAAGATCAAAGAGTCCGAAAGTTATAAATTATAAACGCAAGGCCCAAATATTTACACACTCATCTAAACTAATATTTCACAGATATGTGCATTTATACTGATCCACTGAACAGAGTTGATTGCGGAGGAGGATTAGGAAAAGCCAATTGTGAAGCAAAAGGATGTTGTTGGGATAACAGTATCCTTGGTGTCATATGGTGCTTTCATGAAACAGGTATTAGAAGTTTTTGTATCATAATCATCTGTTCCTACTCACTTCGCATAAACCAGTACcatgaattttatttaataacttTTGTGTAAATTCGTTTTGTTCAATAAAACTGTGTAAGCGCATTAGTTGTGGTCATAGGTTTGTGAGTGTGTGCGGTGATTAAGATAATAAGGCAAAGAAACCTTTATGAAGGTTTATGAATTTCATTCATTGGCTACATAAATGTCTTAGTAGCATGCATTTCTTTGAAGAATGTTACATATCATATAATAAAACCATGTTTCCTATATTCCCGTATACTGTAGATATTCCTCCACCTCCGCCGAAATGTCCCGGAGACAAAGTTCACACAGACTGTGCATCTTCGTGTCAAGACTCTTGTGAAGTTCAACATGATGGGTGTACACTTCAATGTGATCCACACAAACATTGTGTTTGTCCTTCGGGAACTGTTGAAATATCTACTGGATCGGATAAGTGCGTAGTTCTGTCAAACTGCCCAGGTGGGAATGTTTGCTTATGTATGTCATTAGAATTTTCTTAAAGCAGACGTCTCACTGGAGTGAAGAAAATTCAAGTCAGAGAAAAATCATGTCCAAAAGACACTGACACCGTATGTAGTTATGATGATAGAAGGgaacaaaatatcaaaactactcttagtttttttattatatataatccATGTGCACATGGGATAAAACGTTTTCTGCAGTGCTTGTAAATTCCGTCACAAGGATAACTTAAAGGTACAAACTAGgcataagcatatatatattgtattatcATTTTACATAATTGTAAGTTTATAGTATATGTTGATATCTTATTTCCCAAGATATTCAGGGATATATATTAAGATATGACCCTTAGAATCAGTGGGTAATaatcattaataaaaattaaaatggtGATAGTTATCCTTCGCTGCTTCCAAACGGTGCTGTATTGACAAACCCGAGAATTAGGGAGAAAGGGAGAGAGAATTAATTTTTCGCCAAAACAGAAAACATGATAAtgatacaaataataataataaaacaacacaTATATAATACAGTAGATGACTGGGTGATGAATGAATGATACGACCATAAGCCGTCATCCGAGTCCGTTAGCACCCAATGCGAatacatgaataaataaattgagaCGAGTTCTGTTTTATTAAACTCTCAGTatataaaaaacaatattacaatCAAAATGGATATTCTCGGGGAATAAGGTGGGATATTTATGTTAGGTTAAAAACTAAAAGGCAAAATAATTCCTAGGCATGCAGAATTCGATTTTGTTCTAAACCTAACGGTGAGAATTCAACACAAAAATTGTTCATTTGGGATAGATTCAATTTATAATCAATGGTGAAATCCACAGGGTTGTCACGCGTTTGTTCAAATTCGTCCTTGTTTTATTAGAGCTATGAGTTGGGTATGGTTTTCTGAAATAACAGAACTTGTTGTTAGTGATTTCGGTAAAGAAGAGTACctattcttaaaattttgaatccctcCACTGGTTATAATGAATATGTCACTACAATATGTAGTAAAATGTGTTGATAATCATCGATGCACGTAATggtattatattatttgtttatgAGGACAAGTACAAAAACACAATTACGTCACATGGTAAGCAACCTAGTACtcataatttgaaaattctcgCTGAAAAATTGCTGGCATCggcaatattttgtttattggcTATTGCATAGTTTGTGTGAATACGTATGGTAATGATTGTATTTGTTAAcgagagagcgatgctcaaatatagacACAAAAttgtacgggtatgcaatctgtcacagtagccTGACAGTACCGTATCGCAGATGAGCAGCAGATTTTAACTTGAAAGCGGACCCGCGACGAGGAGCGCACGCCATCACACACAAAATCATATCCCAGAAATGAACGACCGAGGCCACAgaaatctttaaaatatataatatataggtAGATACAATAGCCACTGAAGATTTCGAAGCAATGGGTTCaatagttaatgagaaaagcaagaagaagaagaaaggAAACACTAACAAGACGACcacaaacaacaacataacaaaaCTATTCATAGGTTcactccgtgtccaataaatataaatttttactcATAACAGACCAACCAACCTGCTCAAACCTCCTTCCCGAAAGACGAAGAGACTGTGGACGTAGATTGGGAAAAGGAAAATGTGAAGCAAAGGGATGTTGTTGGGACAGGAGCATTTCTGGAGTGAAATGGTGTTTTTACAAAGGTaaagtttcatttttgaataaattcacGATTTTAAATGAAGAGGCAaggattaaatatatatatacgttttaTTTTACATGCATTTAGTAAATATTCTAATACTTCTTCCG from Styela clava chromosome 14, kaStyClav1.hap1.2, whole genome shotgun sequence encodes:
- the LOC120341278 gene encoding uncharacterized protein LOC120341278 isoform X1; its protein translation is MIQIYLLLSIAIGYAAGGDLTGDIPPPPPSCPGDKVHADCASSCQDSCEVQHDGCTLQCDPHKHCVCPPGTVEITTGSDKCVEPLKCPEQPTCSNLIPERRTDCGGGLGKEKCEAKGCCWDSSITGVNWCFYKDMCIYTDPQNRVDCGGGLGKANCEAKGCCWDNSILGVIWCFHETDIPPPPPKCTGDKVHTDCASSCQDSCEVQHDGCTLQCDSHKHCVCPPGTVELTSGSDKCVVLSKCPEQPTCSNLIPERRTDCGGGLGKEKCEAKGCCWDSSITGVNWCFYKDMCIYTDPLNRVDCGGGLGKANCEAKGCCWDNSILGVIWCFHETDIPPPPPKCPGDKVHTDCASSCQDSCEVQHDGCTLQCDPHKHCVCPSGTVEISTGSDKCVVLSNCPDQPTCSNLLPERRRDCGRRLGKGKCEAKGCCWDRSISGVKWCFYKDMCIYTNPKNRVDCGGGLGRAECEAKGCCWDNSFTGVNWCFHKSDVPSPPLKCPGDKVYTKCASSCQDSCLVQHSLCTLECNPFKNCVCPKGTVERKPGSKECIKLSDCPGVCNYKEPSARIDCGASSNRKCKAKGCCWDNNIYNLKRCFHKTTVPKRCPPVDPAEPVCVEGCRKSTDCKNGQSCCSTGCGHKCMNNYIGG
- the LOC120341278 gene encoding uncharacterized protein LOC120341278 isoform X2, with the translated sequence MIQIYLLLSIAIGYAAGGDLTGDIPPPPPSCPGDKVHADCASSCQDSCEVQHDGCTLQCDPHKHCVCPPGTVEITTGSDKCVEPLKCPEQPTCSNLIPERRTDCGGGLGKEKCEAKGCCWDSSITGVNWCFYKDMCIYTDPQNRVDCGGGLGKANCEAKGCCWDNSILGVIWCFHETDIPPPPPKCTGDKVHTDCASSCQDSCEVQHDGCTLQCDSHKHCVCPPGTVELTSGSDKCVVLSKCPDIPPPPPKCPGDKVHTDCASSCQDSCEVQHDGCTLQCDPHKHCVCPSGTVEISTGSDKCVVLSNCPDQPTCSNLLPERRRDCGRRLGKGKCEAKGCCWDRSISGVKWCFYKDMCIYTNPKNRVDCGGGLGRAECEAKGCCWDNSFTGVNWCFHKSDVPSPPLKCPGDKVYTKCASSCQDSCLVQHSLCTLECNPFKNCVCPKGTVERKPGSKECIKLSDCPGVCNYKEPSARIDCGASSNRKCKAKGCCWDNNIYNLKRCFHKTTVPKRCPPVDPAEPVCVEGCRKSTDCKNGQSCCSTGCGHKCMNNYIGG